Genomic DNA from Arthrobacter sp. B1I2:
CGGTACCACTCGTGCAGCGTCTGGAGAGCCTTCTTGTAGCCGTCCTGGGTGGCAGTGAAGATGATCTTGTCGTCCTGGACAATGCGGTGGTCCATGTTGTCCGGCACCCCGCCCAAGGCGGCGAGCAGGTCAACAATGTCTCCGCACCAGGAGCCGGGGATGAAGCTCAGGGGGATGGTCCTGCCGGTCCCGGAGGCATCCTGGTTCTTGAAGGCGAGCAGTGCGTCATGGAACTCATCGATGGTCTTGGGCATCGGGATGTTGAGTTTCTTCAGCCATGACGTGTTGATGGCCAGGGCGTGGGGGAACTGGACCAGGCCGAGTTCCTCGACTGAAGGCAGGGAGTAGATGTGCCCGTCCGAGGAGGTGATGGCCGCCTTGATGTCAGCCCGTTCGGAGAGCAGCTTGGAGAGGTTGGGGGCGTTCTTCTCGATCAGGCCCTCGAGCGGGAGGAGGGTGCCGCTGGCGGAGTAGGTTGCGATCTCCGTGTCGGTCAGGCCGGTGTTGAAGAACGCATCGGGCAGGTCGCCACTGGCGAGGATGAGGTTCTTCTTCTCCTGGAACACCGTCTCGGGGAGGTTCTCCCAGTTGATGTGGATGTTGGTGGTCTTTTCCCACTCCTTCACCACCGTCATGGTGTTGTAGTCCGGCGCCAGGGCGGTCTTGGTCCCGGAGAACTTCAGGTCCAGTTGCTTGCTGACGATCGGGAAGCCGGTCTCCTGGAAACCGAAGTCGGCGGAGGCGTCTTTGATCTCCGTGGTGCGGGAACCGCCGCCGGAGCAGGCGGTGAACGTCAATGTTCCGGCCAGGATAGCGCCAAGGGCGGCGTATTTACGGCTGAATGCCATGGGTCATTCCTATTCTGAGGGGGGTGCTGATAGCCCGGGGCGGTTGCCAGGGCGTGCTGCTTGGAGAGGGTTATTTGACGGCGCCGATCATGGCGCCCTTGGTGAAGTGCTTCTGCATGAATGGCAGGGCAATCATGAGGGGCAGGCTCGAGACGACGATCATGGCGTACTTGGTGAGCTCTGCGATCCTTTGAGCGGCGGCATAGGAGGCGATGTCTCCGCCGGTGGTTCCGGTGGATGAGACGTCGGACTGGATAAGGATGTTGCGCAGTACAAGCTGCAGCGGGTACTTGGAGTCGTCGTTGAGGAAGATCAGGGCGTCGAAGAACGAGTTCCAGTGCGCCACGACGTGAATCATGATCATGAGCATGATCAGTGGCTTGGACAGGGGGAGGACCATTTTGAAGAAGAACTTGAAGTCTGTTGCCCCGTCCATCTGGGCGGCTTCGCGCAGTTCGTTCGGGATGGTGTGTTCGAAGAACGACCTGGCGATGATCAGGTTCCAGACACCGACGGCTCCGGGCAGTACGACGGCCCAGACGGTGTTGAGCATGCCCAGGTCGCGGACCACCAGGTACTTGGTGATGAGTCCGCCGTCGAAGAACATGGTGATGACGAACAGCAGCATCAGGATTTTTCGGCCGGGCATGTCCTTGCGGGACAGGGCGTAGGCGCCACAGAGGATGGTGCTGACGCTGATGAAGGTGCCCAGAACGGTGTAGATGAGCGTGTTGCCCAGTCCGTTCCAGATCCGGCTGTCGGCGAAGATCCGTTCGTACCCTTCGGTGGTGATTCCTGAAGGGAAGAGCCAGACCTTGCCTTCGTAGACTGCGTTCGGGTCGCTGATGGAGGCGATGACGATGAAGTACAGCGGGTACACGACGGCCAGGATGGACAGCAGCAGGACAACGGTGGCGCCAAGGTTGAAGGCGCGGTCACCGTACTTCACCCGTAGGCTCTGCTTTCGTTGGCCGCGGCTGACGGGCCGGGTCGGATTCTCGATGGTGCGGGGGTTGGTAGTCAGGGACATATCGGCATCACCACAGGGTCGCTTGGTTGGCCCGGCGTGCGATCGTGTTGAAGACGAGCAGCAACGCCAGGTTGAGGAGGGAGTTGAACAGGCCGATGGCGGCCGAGTAGCTGAACTGCGCTTGCTGCAGGCCTGCGTGGTAGACGTATGTCTGGATGATTTCCGAGGATGAGATGTTCAGCGGGGTCTGCATCAGCAGCGCCTTCTCGAATCCAACGTTCAGCAGGTTGCCGATGGCGAGAATGAACAGGATCGTCACCACCGGCATGATGCCCGGCAGGTCGATGTGCCGGATGCGCTGCAGCTTGGAAGCGCCGTCGACCTTCGCCGCGTCATGCAGTGCCGGATCGATCGCCGCCAGGGCCGCCAGGTACACGATCATCGAAAAGCCGGCGTTCTGCCAGACATCCGAGATCACGTAGACGGGGCGGAACCACTCCGCCGAACCCATGAAGAAGATGGGCTCCCCGCCGCCAAGCTGGATGGCGTTGTTCACCAGGCCGGATCTGGGGGAGAGGAGGACAAACATGATGCCAACCACCACAACCGTGGAGATGAAGGCCGGCGAGTACAGGACGGTCTGGGTGAACTTCTTGAACTTCTCGCTTTGCAGCTGGTTGACCAGCAGCGCCAGGATGATCGGGATGGGAAAAGCAATCAACAGGCCGAGGATGGCGATCCACAGGGTGTTTCCGACTACCTGGCCGAATTGGTAGGAGTTTACAAACCTGATGAAATGCGTCAGGCCCACCCAGGGGCTGTCGGTGAAACCGTCCACCGGGTTGTAGTTCTTGAAAGCTATCTGCACGCCGTACATCGGCCAGTACTTGAAGACCAGGATGTAGATGACGGCGGGTGCTAGTAATACGTATAACTGCCAGGCACGGGAAATTCTTTTGAGGCGGAGCGAAAGAGAATTTTTCCGTTGCGGCAGCGGTGCCGCAGCTGGACCGCCGCGTCGGGCCGGGATGGTGCGGCTCATGGCATCTCCTTGGGATGAGTCACTGAGTTCCGTTCGATCAGGGGGCAGTCCATGAGCTCGACCCGGCCTTCGGGTTCCGCGTCCTGGAGGATCAGTTCGACCGCACGCCGGCCCATGGCGACGAACGGCAATTCAAAAGTGGTCAGGCCCGGCCGGAGGAACGGCGCCAATGTGGCCTGATTGTCGAAGCCCACAATGGACACGTCCTCAGGAATTGAAAGGCGCAGATCCGACACCGCCTGGTAGGCGCCCCAGGCGCCACGGTCGTTGGCACAGAAAATCGCGGTGGGCGGGTTGCTTGAGGTCAGCAGCTCCATCGCGTACCTGTAGCCGTCTTCCTCGCCGCCTTTGCCGAAGCGGACCAGATCAGGATCCAATTCCAGGCCTGCTTCCTGGAGCGCTTTCCTGTAGCCCTCGTAACGTCCGACGGCGGCGGGCAGCTCACTCTCGAGGGTCTCGATATTGATTAGCGCGATCCGCGAATGGCCGGCTTCGAGCAGGCGGTGGGTAGCTGCATGTCCGCCTTTGACTTCGTCGGGAGCGACACTCGCAACCCGCCCGGCCCGGTCCTGCGAATTCAGCACCACCGATCGGATGCCCGTTAGGGCCTCCGGAACATCCAGGCGGCGGTGGTACATGCCCGCGTAGACCACTCCGGCAACTTTGTAGGAGAGCATTGTGTTCAGGGATGCTGCCTCAAGCTCTTTGTCGCCGCCGGTATTGACGGTCAGCAGGAGCAGCCCGTCCTCCCACGCCCGCTGCTGCGCGCCTTCGATGATGGCGCCGGCAAAAGGAGTGGTGGCAACGGTGTCGCCGATAAACCCGATCATGCCTGCCACGCCATCGCGGAGTGTCTTGGCATGGGCGTTGGTGCGGTAGCCCAACTGGTCCACGGCGTCCCGGACCTTCTTGCGGGTCTCTTCCGAGAACCGCGACCCTGAAGCCGAATTGAGGACCAGGGACACGGTGGCCTGTGAGACGCCGGCGGCAGCAGCGACATCGTGCATTGTCGGTCCTGACTTTGGCCGTGATCCAGCCATGGGCACCTCCTCGGGCCGCTCGGGTAATGATTAGTTATTCGTATAACTTGCACAACTGTAAGGTGAATCACGCGGGGGTGTCAAGCATTACTTCATGATGTGCAACCTGGGCGCTGCACGCCGGCAAGTCGCCAGCGGCCTCATGCCCCTTGTTGACCGCGATCGGACGTTAGCGCGCGGTTGAAAGGATGAGTGGCGCGCAGCTGTTGCGGGGCAGGTAGTCAGCTTTGACCTCAATGCGCCGGGCGCCGTCGGGCAGCTTCCCGTGCATCCGCCCGAGCACCAGCTCGATGGCGTGAACGGCAAGCATGTCGAGCGGCTGGCGGATGACGCTCAGCGGGGGACAGGTCAGTTCGGTCCAGGGATTGTCGTCAAAGACGATGAGGGAAAGCTCATCCGGGATGTCAGTACCCATTTGGACGAGCCTGCGGACCGAACTCTGCACTTGCGCGGTGTTGGCCACGATGAGGGCCGTGGGTGGCTGACGCATCGCAAGCAGTGATCCTACGGCGCCGCCACCCGCGTCCCCACGAAAGGGCACGTCACGTATAAGCGTGGGGTCTACGGGCAAAGACGCGTTCTGGTGGGCTGCCGTGTAGCCGTTCAGCCTGGCACTTCCGGTGGAAGTGGTGAGAGGGCCCGTGATCAGCCCGATCCGGGTATGGCCCAGGCTGATGAGGTGCTCGGTTGAGCGTTGCGCTGAGTCGAAGTTCTCGATGCTCACAACGTCCACATCTTCGAGTTCCTCGATGGCACGGTCGATGAAGACCACGTTGACGCCGAGGTCGCGCAGGCGCCTCCATTTTTCGATGTTGCCCCCGGTGGGAGTGGCAATGACGCCGCTAACAGAGCGGTCCAGCAAGGTGTCCAGGGAGTCCGCCTCAAGGTGCGGGTCCTCCTGCGTGGTCATCAACACCACCTGCACGCCATGGCTGCGTGCTTCCCAGACGATCCTGTCCGCCAGGCGGGCGAAAAACGGATTGGAAAGGTCAGTGACCACCAGGCCGATCGTAAGCGCCTGCCCGGCGCTGAGTTCACGCGCGGCCGCCCGGGGCCGGTAACCCAGTTCCTCAATGACCCGCAGGACCTCTTGCCTTTTCGCAGGGGCCACGGGTCCCGAATCCGGGTTCAGGACCCGTGAGACCACGGAGACGGACACCCCCGCGGCCGCCGCTACATCGCGAATAGTAGGCGCTTTGCGCACCGCTCCTCCTTGAGACACAAGACCCTCGTCATCGTTACCTACGCCATTACTTCCACCCCGTTCGCTTTATTACGAAGGGCCGGGAAGGTGATCGTTGACACAGCTTATCAGCAGCTGGTACAAAAGTGGAACCGGTTCCACTCCGGACAGTTTTCCTTACAAAACGCGACGAAGAAGTTGTGCCATCCGGCCTGCCGGAGGTGCTTTCTTTCGCCAAGCACCCCTTAGAGAGATCCCGTGAACCTTCATAAACTCCTCAGCGAGCGCGAGCAGCAGTCCCGTCCGATCCGTGTTGGACTGATTGGCGCCGGCCGCTACGGCACCATGTACCTGGCCCAGGCCAACAACATTCCCGGCATCCACGTCGTTGCCATTGCAGACATCAACGTCAAGCGGGCCCAGGGGGCCTTCGAGCTGGTGGACTGGCCTGCCTCGCAGGTAGCCCCTGACATCGCTACAGCCTTGCGGGACCGCTCCACGGCCATCATCGCCAACGCCGACGAACTGTTCGACGTTGACATCGACGTCATTGTTGAAGCCACCGGAAACCCGATCGTCGGCATCAAGCACGCCCTGAAGGCGATCGAAGCCAAGAAGCACATCATCATGGTCACCGTCGAGGCTGATGCCCTTGCCGGCCCCGCGCTGGCCAAGCGGGCAGAAGAAGCAGGCGTGGTCTACTCCATGGCCTACGGGGACCAGCCGGCCCTCATCATGGAACTCGTGGACTGGGCCCGCACCAGCGGCTTTGACGTGGTCTGCGCCGGAAAGGGCGCGAAATACCTGGAGCACTACCACGAGATGAACCCGGACAACGTCTGGGAAAACTGGGAGTTCTCCAGGGAACTGACGGACTCGGGCCAGCTCAACCCTTACATGCACACTTCCTTCCGCGACGGGACCAAGGCCGCCATCGAAATGGCGGCGGTAGCCAACGGCGCAGGGCTCGCCCCCTCCGATTCCGGCCTGAGCTTCACGCCCGGCAACGTTGAAGAGATCGCGACCATCTGCCGCCCGGCCGCCGTCGGTGGTTCCCTGGCCCACGAAGGAAGCGTCGACGTCATGTCCAGCGTCAACCGCGACGGCAGCTGGATCCCCCACAACACCCAGGAGGGCGTCTTCGTCGTCGTCAAGGCCACCAACGACTACGTCTCCGGCTGCTTCAACGAATACCCCTGGCACCCGGACCCCACCGGCCAGTACGCCGCACTGTACCGCCCGTACCACTACGTGGGCCTGGAACTGAACATGTCCATTGCCAACGCAGCCCTTCGCGGCATCCCGACCGGCGGGCCCGTCGGCTTCTATGGCGACGTCGTCGCTACCGCCAAGAAAGACCTCAAGGCCGGTGAATTCCTCGACGGCGAAGGCGGCTTCACAGTGTGGGGCAAGCTGGTTTCCGCCAAGCACTCGGTTTCAACCGGCGCTCTCCCCGTCGCCCTGGCCCACCATGTGGAGCTGCGTAATGATGTGCCCAAGGGAGCCACCGTTGGTTGGGACGATGTCATCATTGATGACTCCCTGTCCCAAGCGCTGGAACTCCGCCGCGAAACTGAAGCGCTGATCTCCACCCCCGTCACTGTCTCCTGAACAGGTACCCCTGGCTCCAAGCCACACCCGCTGAAACCAGCGGCCGCCGTGTCTGCCGTGCAGCACCGCACCCTTCCAATGACGAAAGGCATCGAATGAACCTCAAGACCCGCGCCATCACCGGGGTACTGGCAACCAGCCTGGCCGCGGCCCTGCTGACCGGCTGTGCAGGCGGAACCCCAGCCGGCCAAAGCGGCCCGGTGGCCAAGATCCAGCTCTCCATCCCCGATCCGCTGACGTCTTCCGTCGGCGTCACCGCCCAGCACTTCGCCGACCAGGTCAAGAAGACCTCCAACGGCTCGGTCCAGGTCACCGTGGTGCCCAACGGCACGAGCTTCAGCGGGGACCAGAATGCCGCGGTGACCCGGTTGCAAGGCGGATCGCTCGACGGACTCATCCTGTCCACCTCCGTCTACGCCTCGGTGGTGCCGGAAATGAACGGCATCAGCATCCCCTACCTCTTCGCGGACACAAAGGAAGAGGCAAAGTTCCTCGCCGGCGAACCCGGAAAAGTTCTGAAGGAGAAGCTGGCGGCAAAGGACACCGTGGCGCTCTCCTTCCTGACCCGGACCGGCCGCGAGATCACCAACTCCGTGCGCCCCATCGAACAGCCTTCCGACCTGAAGGGGCTGAAGATCCGGGTACCGGGCAACACGCTGTGGACCGACTTCTTCGGCAAGCTGGGCGCCAGCCCCACCACCATGGCCTTCTCGGAAGTCTTCACCGGCCTTCAGACCGGAACCATCGACGGCCAGGAAAACCCGGTTGAAGTGCCTTGGACCAACAAGTTCTCCGAGGTGCAGAAATACGTGTCCATGACCAACCACATCAACGACGCCTGGGTGCTGGCCCTGTCATCGAAGAAGTGGGATTCACTGACGGATGACCAGAAGAAGGCGCTCAGTGCCGCTTCCGAGGAAACGGCAACCTTCAAGACTGGTTACGACGAGGAACAGTCCAAGAAGCAACTGGATGAACTGGCGGCCAAGGGCATGAAGGCCAATGAGCTCAGCGCGTCCGGACTCGCCGAGTTCAAGGCCACCTCCCAAAGCCTGTACCCGGAGTTCTCCAAGCTGATCGGCAAGGAATTCTTCGACCAGGCCATCGCCTTCGCCGGCAAGAAATAACAAGGACGGGTGGGAGCCCCCCGCAGGGCTCCCACCCACACTCCACTCTCCATAAAGAATCCCGCTATCAATGTCGACAGTCTGGAAAACCATGAAACCCACCGTTGCTCCCCAGGACTACGAGGAAGTCCTTCCCCTCGAAGCGGAGGAAATCCTTCATCACGACCACGTGCCCACCCGCTGGAGCGGCGCAGCATGGCTCGACAAGACCCTCGAATGGATTGTGGGAGCGGCGATTCTCGCGGAGCTCGTGGTCATCCTCCTGAATATCACCGTCCGCGTTATCACGGGTGATTCAGTTCTTTGGACACAGGAGGTGTCCGAGATTGCCCTGCTGACCATTGCCTTCATCGGGGGCGCCATCGCGTACCCGAAGGGCGCACACATGTCAGTCCAGGCGCTCATCATGCGCCTGCCCGCCACTTGGAAACCGTACCTCGCGGCCCTTGTCGACTGGCTCGTCTTTGTCATGAGCGCCGGCGCGCTTGCCCTGTTCGTGCCCACCCTCGTCCAACAGATCGAGGAAAAGACACCCATCCTGCAGCTGCCGGTCTTTTGGGTCAACATGCCCTTCTCGGTGGGCATGGTCCTCATCGCCTGGTTCGCCCTGGTCAAACTTCGGCGCCAGGCCTGGCGTCCCGCCATGGTTGGAGCCGGAATCGCGGCTGCCCTCGTCGCCGTCGTCCTTGTCTCCCCGCCGCTGTTCTACTATGCCTCCCCGAACGTCCTGCTTTTGGTCGTCCTCGTGGCCCTGTTTGCCCTGCTGTTCCTGGGCCTGCCCATTGCGTTTGTCCTGGCCCTCGCATCCGGAATCTACCTGTACGTCGGCGGTATTTCCGACGTGAGCGCCATCCCGATCGGCATGGCATCCGGAGCCAAGGGATTCGTCCTGCTGGCCATCCCGTTCTTCATCCTGGCCGGCACGGTCATGAACTCTGCGGGCCTTACCCTGCCGCTGGCCAAGCTCGTCGATGCCCTGATCGGCCATCTCCGCGGCGGACTGCTGCAGGTCGTGGTGGTCACGATGTACATCTTCTCCGGCATCTCCGGCTCGAAAGTCGCCGATGTCGCAGCCGTCGGCACCACCATGCGCGGCATGCTCGAAGAGCGCAAATACCCGCGCGGCGAAGTCGTCGCCGTGCTGTCCGCGTCGGCCATCATGGGTGAAACCATCCCGCCCAGCATCGTCCTGCTGATCCTGGGCTCCATCACCACCATTTCAACCACCACCCTGTTCCTCGCGGGCTTCGTGCCGGCAGCCTTCCTCGCCCTGGTGGTCATGGCGATGGTGTTCCTGAGGGCGCGCAAGCAGGGAGGGGTGCCAAGCGCCAAGGCCACGTGGCGGGCGCGGGGCTCCGCCACCTTCTTCGCCCTGCCCACGCTTCTGCTCCCCGTGGGCATGGTGGTCGGGATCCTCAGCGGCTTCGCCACCCCCACGGAGGTTTCCTCGGTCGCCGTCGCCTACGCTTTCGTGCTCGCGGCAGCCTACCGCCGCGGCAGCCGGCGCCTTCTCGGCGACACCCTGCGCGAAACAACCACGACGGCGGGCATGGTGCTGTTTATCATCGCCGCGGCGTCTCCCCTTGCCCAGACCCTCGCCCTGGCGGGCGTCTCACAGCAGATCCACGACCTGATGTCCGGGCTGGGCGACTCTCCCATCCTGTTTATGCTCTTCACCGTCGTGCTGCTGGTCATCATGGGCCAGCTCCTCGAAGGCCTGCCCGCGGTGCTTATCTTCGCCCCGCTGCTGCTGCCGATCGCCACCGAATTCGGCGTCAACCCCGTGCAGTACGCCATGGTCCTCATCATCTCCATGGGAATCGGCTCCTTCGCCCCACCGGCGGGTGTTGGCTTCTACGTCGCCTGCGCCACCGCCCGCGAAACCGTGGAAAACAGCCTCAAGCACTTCTGGCCGTACCTGGTGGCGGTGTTCGCCGGTCTCCTCGTTCTTGCCGCCGTGCCCTGGTTCAGCACCTTCCTTCCCGCACTCGCCGGCCTGATCCCCTTCTAATCCATGATAGAAACCAAATCTCTCTCACCCCTCGACCCCGGTGTCTCCGTTTCACTGCTGGGCACCGGCCCCATGGGAGCCCCCATCGCCCGGAACATCATTGATGCCGGGGTACCCCTGACGCTGTGGAACCGCACCACCCAAAAAGCTGAAGCCATCGAAGGAGGGGCCGTAGTCCTACGGCCGGCAGATGCCGCAGCGGACGTTGTCCTAACCGTTCTGCCGGACCTGCCCCAGGTCGAAGCACTCCTGGAGGGGGATGACGGCCTGCTCGGGGGGTGGGCGCAGGCAGGCGTGGTTGATCCCGTCCTGGTCATCCACGGCACCGTGTCACCCACGGCAGTCGCCGCTTTCGCCGCCCACTGCAAGTCCCGTTACGGCGTAGTGGTCATCGATGCGCCGCTCAGCGGTGGGACCATCGGAGCAGAGCAGGGCCGGCTGAGCATCATGACGGGTGGGCCCGCGAGCGTAGTCCAATGGCTTACTCCGCTTTTCGAGCTCTACAGCTCCACCGTCATGTGGTTCGGGGAGACCGGGGCCGGCGCCATCGTGAAGGCCTGCAACCAGATCGTCGTGGCGGCAACGGTCACCGCCCTGTCTGAATCGATGGCGCTGGCGAAGGCATCCGGTTTGGACCTGGAAAAGGTCCAGGCAATCCTCAAAGGCGGGCTGGCCAACTCTGAAGTCCTCCAACAAAAAGGCGGCCGCTGGATCACCGGGGACTTTCACGGCGGCGGCTCTGCCAAAAATCAGCTCAAAGACCTGCGCTTTGTCACGGAGGCGGCGGCGGACGCCGGACTCTCACTGCCCGTCACCAACACCCTCACATCGGCATTCCAGACAATGGTCACCGAAGGTCTCGGGGACCTTGACCACACAGGCATTTACCTGAGCATTACCAGCAATCGAGTAAAGGAACCATCATGACCATCATCGTCACAGCAGTATTCACGCCCAAAGACGGCGCCCGCGACCAGGTTGTCGCAGCCCTCGAGCCCGCCATCGCCGAGGTCCACGAAGAACCCGGATGCCTCCTGTACGCCATCCACGACGCGCCCAACGGCCAGATCGTGATGATTGAGAAGTGGGAGACGGCCGAGCTGCTCGACGCACACGGAGTCGGGGACGCCGTCAAGCGGCTCAACGCTTCACTCGAAGGACTCCTCGCAGAACCCGTCGAGGTCACCCGCCTGACTCCCATTCCCGCCGGCACCGCATTACAGGGCGCCCTGTAATGCCCCAGAGCATCGTGGTCATGGGGGTCTCCGGTGCAGGAAAATCCTCCATCGGCCAGGCGCTCGCCACCCAGTTGGGCGCCCATTTCGTAGACGGCGACACCCTGCACCCCGAAGCAAACGTCAAAAAAATGGCTTCAGGCGTTCCCCTCACGGATGATGACCGATGGCCATGGCTCCACCTCGTCGGGACGAAGCTGTCCACCAGCTCCGGAAACGGAACCATTGTTGCCTGCTCAGCACTGAAGCGAAGCTACCGGGATGCCATCCGGAAGGCCGCGCCTGCCACCACGTTCATCCTCCTGCAAGCCGACAGGACGGCACTGCAGGACCGCCTCACCCAACGCCCCGGACATTTCATGCCGGCGTCGCTGCTCACCTCCCAGCTGGACACCCTGGAGGAGCTGCAGAACGACGAATCCGGCCTGATGATCGAGTCAACGGGAGGCGTCGACACGACCGTCGTACGGATCCGGAAGCTGCTGGAGAGATCAGCAGCGGACTGACTGAATTCGCCTTGCTGGAAGGGGCGACGACGGCGGCGGGGCGAGCGCCGCCGTCGAACCTTCCGCTGGGACTGCTTTCCTCCGGGACCGTCAGGCTGTTGCTGACGGTGTGGAGTCCTGCCGTTGGTGCGCGACCCGCTGGACAAACTCGACCGTCTCGCGTTCCGTCTCGGCGCGGGTGGTGGGTTCGTTGTGCACCTCGTGCCGGACACCGGGGAAGACGCGGGTGCGGACGTCCGCGTGGCCCGAATCAGCCAGGCGGTTTGCCACGTGGTAGGCCCCTTCGCCGTAGTTGGTCACGGGGTCCTGGTCGCCGGCGAGGATCAGCACCGGGAGCTCCGCGGGGAGCTGTTTGTACCAGTCGTCGGAGTTGGCCTGGTCGTAGAGGTCCACGAAACCCTGGAGGAACCGCGCGCTCAGCGGTGCGCCGAAGTTGTTAAAGGGGTCCCTCCCGTGGTCGGCAACCACGTCGGCGTCCAGCGCCACCCATGCAGTGGGAGCGGCACCTTCACCAAAGCGGCCCAGAAAACCGTCGAACAACTGGCCCACCAATTCCTCGGGCGCGGCCTCCGCAGCGCGCTCGCCGGATGCAAGCCGTGCCAGTTCCGGCCGGTTGACCCTCTTCTCGATGCCCCGCATCTGGGCGGCGATTCCGCAGAGTACCAAGCCGGAAAGCTGGGCCCGCGGATCGACGGCCATGCCGCGCGCAATCATGGATCCCCAGCTGTGGCCGAACACCACGTACGGAAGCTGGGGGAGCGCCTCCCTGGCCTTGGCCTGGAGGGTGACTTCATCGGCAACCACCACGCTGGCAGCGTCTTCGCCGGCGTCGCCCCAGGTGCCCTGCTGCATCGCCGTGCGCCCGTGCCCGGAGTGGTCACCTGCCACCACGATGAATCCGGCGTCCACCAGGGTGGAAATGAGGTGGAGGTAGCGGCGGGAGTGCTCGCCGAGCCC
This window encodes:
- a CDS encoding ABC transporter substrate-binding protein; translation: MAFSRKYAALGAILAGTLTFTACSGGGSRTTEIKDASADFGFQETGFPIVSKQLDLKFSGTKTALAPDYNTMTVVKEWEKTTNIHINWENLPETVFQEKKNLILASGDLPDAFFNTGLTDTEIATYSASGTLLPLEGLIEKNAPNLSKLLSERADIKAAITSSDGHIYSLPSVEELGLVQFPHALAINTSWLKKLNIPMPKTIDEFHDALLAFKNQDASGTGRTIPLSFIPGSWCGDIVDLLAALGGVPDNMDHRIVQDDKIIFTATQDGYKKALQTLHEWYREGLIDPESFSQDDKAYLAKGKAATENLGSFAWWEIPEMVGADRASDYALVPVLEGVDGKRIASQANNQEIARGAFAITRANKYPAATMRWADNLYDPIQSAQANWGPIGETLQKDASGLLIQVPAPAGTSEGERRQKVAPGGPKANTAENFKTVVAPEPRAAERQKTVNEFYKPFAGNDGYPPVALSNEELQQISTIQTDVTSLVKQNTAKWVVSGGIEQEWDGYVSQLKNVGVDKMIEVYQQAYDRYKKNS
- a CDS encoding DctP family TRAP transporter solute-binding subunit, which translates into the protein MNLKTRAITGVLATSLAAALLTGCAGGTPAGQSGPVAKIQLSIPDPLTSSVGVTAQHFADQVKKTSNGSVQVTVVPNGTSFSGDQNAAVTRLQGGSLDGLILSTSVYASVVPEMNGISIPYLFADTKEEAKFLAGEPGKVLKEKLAAKDTVALSFLTRTGREITNSVRPIEQPSDLKGLKIRVPGNTLWTDFFGKLGASPTTMAFSEVFTGLQTGTIDGQENPVEVPWTNKFSEVQKYVSMTNHINDAWVLALSSKKWDSLTDDQKKALSAASEETATFKTGYDEEQSKKQLDELAAKGMKANELSASGLAEFKATSQSLYPEFSKLIGKEFFDQAIAFAGKK
- a CDS encoding LacI family DNA-binding transcriptional regulator — translated: MRKAPTIRDVAAAAGVSVSVVSRVLNPDSGPVAPAKRQEVLRVIEELGYRPRAAARELSAGQALTIGLVVTDLSNPFFARLADRIVWEARSHGVQVVLMTTQEDPHLEADSLDTLLDRSVSGVIATPTGGNIEKWRRLRDLGVNVVFIDRAIEELEDVDVVSIENFDSAQRSTEHLISLGHTRIGLITGPLTTSTGSARLNGYTAAHQNASLPVDPTLIRDVPFRGDAGGGAVGSLLAMRQPPTALIVANTAQVQSSVRRLVQMGTDIPDELSLIVFDDNPWTELTCPPLSVIRQPLDMLAVHAIELVLGRMHGKLPDGARRIEVKADYLPRNSCAPLILSTAR
- a CDS encoding NAD(P)H-dependent oxidoreductase, whose product is MNLHKLLSEREQQSRPIRVGLIGAGRYGTMYLAQANNIPGIHVVAIADINVKRAQGAFELVDWPASQVAPDIATALRDRSTAIIANADELFDVDIDVIVEATGNPIVGIKHALKAIEAKKHIIMVTVEADALAGPALAKRAEEAGVVYSMAYGDQPALIMELVDWARTSGFDVVCAGKGAKYLEHYHEMNPDNVWENWEFSRELTDSGQLNPYMHTSFRDGTKAAIEMAAVANGAGLAPSDSGLSFTPGNVEEIATICRPAAVGGSLAHEGSVDVMSSVNRDGSWIPHNTQEGVFVVVKATNDYVSGCFNEYPWHPDPTGQYAALYRPYHYVGLELNMSIANAALRGIPTGGPVGFYGDVVATAKKDLKAGEFLDGEGGFTVWGKLVSAKHSVSTGALPVALAHHVELRNDVPKGATVGWDDVIIDDSLSQALELRRETEALISTPVTVS
- a CDS encoding carbohydrate ABC transporter permease, whose product is MSLTTNPRTIENPTRPVSRGQRKQSLRVKYGDRAFNLGATVVLLLSILAVVYPLYFIVIASISDPNAVYEGKVWLFPSGITTEGYERIFADSRIWNGLGNTLIYTVLGTFISVSTILCGAYALSRKDMPGRKILMLLFVITMFFDGGLITKYLVVRDLGMLNTVWAVVLPGAVGVWNLIIARSFFEHTIPNELREAAQMDGATDFKFFFKMVLPLSKPLIMLMIMIHVVAHWNSFFDALIFLNDDSKYPLQLVLRNILIQSDVSSTGTTGGDIASYAAAQRIAELTKYAMIVVSSLPLMIALPFMQKHFTKGAMIGAVK
- a CDS encoding LacI family DNA-binding transcriptional regulator, whose product is MHDVAAAAGVSQATVSLVLNSASGSRFSEETRKKVRDAVDQLGYRTNAHAKTLRDGVAGMIGFIGDTVATTPFAGAIIEGAQQRAWEDGLLLLTVNTGGDKELEAASLNTMLSYKVAGVVYAGMYHRRLDVPEALTGIRSVVLNSQDRAGRVASVAPDEVKGGHAATHRLLEAGHSRIALINIETLESELPAAVGRYEGYRKALQEAGLELDPDLVRFGKGGEEDGYRYAMELLTSSNPPTAIFCANDRGAWGAYQAVSDLRLSIPEDVSIVGFDNQATLAPFLRPGLTTFELPFVAMGRRAVELILQDAEPEGRVELMDCPLIERNSVTHPKEMP
- a CDS encoding ABC transporter permease, with product MSRTIPARRGGPAAAPLPQRKNSLSLRLKRISRAWQLYVLLAPAVIYILVFKYWPMYGVQIAFKNYNPVDGFTDSPWVGLTHFIRFVNSYQFGQVVGNTLWIAILGLLIAFPIPIILALLVNQLQSEKFKKFTQTVLYSPAFISTVVVVGIMFVLLSPRSGLVNNAIQLGGGEPIFFMGSAEWFRPVYVISDVWQNAGFSMIVYLAALAAIDPALHDAAKVDGASKLQRIRHIDLPGIMPVVTILFILAIGNLLNVGFEKALLMQTPLNISSSEIIQTYVYHAGLQQAQFSYSAAIGLFNSLLNLALLLVFNTIARRANQATLW